From one Simkaniaceae bacterium genomic stretch:
- a CDS encoding SIS domain-containing protein, which produces MKNDILKSVEDAIRAAKLLKSDEAILFIEQVAEAIAVAYANRGKLLIAGNGGSLCDAMHFAEELTGYFRKKRRAFPAIALCDPAHMSCVANDSDFESVFARSVEAYGQEGDILVVLSTSGNSANIVHAVEMAKRLGLLTVAFLGKSGGQLKDQCDYEWVVSGFDYSDRIQEAHMAAIHIIIEMVERRLIYAPAENNLLTAANV; this is translated from the coding sequence ATGAAAAACGACATATTAAAGTCAGTTGAAGATGCAATCCGTGCAGCTAAACTTCTCAAATCAGATGAAGCTATTTTGTTTATTGAGCAAGTGGCTGAGGCCATTGCCGTAGCGTATGCCAATCGAGGTAAACTCCTGATTGCCGGCAATGGGGGAAGTCTTTGTGATGCCATGCATTTTGCTGAAGAGCTCACAGGCTATTTTCGAAAGAAGCGGCGTGCATTTCCCGCCATTGCTCTTTGTGATCCCGCGCACATGTCATGTGTTGCGAATGATAGTGATTTTGAATCTGTTTTTGCTCGCAGTGTTGAAGCGTATGGACAAGAAGGAGATATTCTTGTTGTATTATCGACAAGCGGCAATTCGGCAAACATTGTCCATGCCGTTGAAATGGCTAAACGATTGGGACTTTTAACGGTGGCTTTTCTCGGTAAATCAGGTGGGCAACTAAAAGATCAATGCGATTATGAATGGGTTGTGTCGGGATTTGATTATTCCGATCGGATTCAAGAAGCGCATATGGCGGCGATTCATATTATTATCGAGATGGTTGAGCGCCGGTTGATCTATGCCCCGGCCGAAAACAATCTTTTGACTGCAGCTAATGTGTAA